GGGGGTAGTAGGGTTTGGagctgagggaaggaaggagcccAAAGATGCCTGCCGGGGACTGATAAAAGGAGACACTTGGGAATGACTGGGAGGTTGGCTGCTGGAGGATAGCGCACACCTCCCCCAGTGCCTGGCCTAGTCTCCTGTGGGTCTGGTCCCTGATTGCCGTGGTAACAGACTGTCGGAGGGACCAAAGGGGTCTTAGTCTCCTGCTTGGGGCACCTGTAAAATAGGGGGACCTTCACTCTGCGGTGGGCCCAGTTCTAAGACAAGAGCTGAGACACGAGCTCTTCCCAGGTTGATACTCCTGCATCCGAGTGGGAGCCGTTTCCAGAGAGGCTTGAGGGGCAGGACGTGTGGCGGTTGGGCCTTGGGTTGACTTTCCCTGCAAGGACGGCCACAGCGCCCGGGGACGGGGGGCACTCCCAGCCCCAGGAGGTGCGCGGCCCCGTCTGTTGGTGGGGTCTCAGGAGCGCGCGTGAGTCGGCCCGTGCGCTAAGGCCTCCTCGTGAGCCGGTGGGTTctgccctttcctttcccttagaGATGGAATCCCTCCTTACCTCGGGGGGAGTAAGAAACAGCTCCAGAGAGAAATGCATCGCAGCGTGAAGGCCAACGGCCAGGTGTGCCTACCTCATTTCCCGGTGAGTACGGTCGGCGGCTCTTTTCTGGGAGGAagagtggggggctgggggccggcgcctgggacctgggggaagggagggcaggggagggccaCGCAAGGGGCGATCTGCGGTTCACCGGGGTGTAACCCAGAGCAGGGGTGCCCACGACGCCCTAGTCGGCCTCTTCCGTTTCCTcgattcaaaaaagaaaactccatgAGAAAGAAGCGAAGCAGCGAAGGGTGGGAGGGAACCGGCGCTTTGTGTTGGGCTATCCCGTTAAGTCCATCCCACCACAGAGGCGAGAACCGTGCCTGGCACGTCGTGGGTGCTCCCTGAACACTTGCTGGTCgactgaaggaaggaaagagagagagaatgaggaggCTGGAGGGATCTGCCTCCTGAGGGTTACGTCCTGGGACGTTCTCCTTGTGTTGCCCGCGTGGCTCTGTCGTTTCAGTCACCGTTCATCTCTGTGCTCGGCCATTTCTCCTCCGAAGCCCTGGAGGTCGGCTGTCCCTCTTGTCTGTTTCCAACCCCAGAATGTGGCTTAGTGCCTGCTTGTTGAATCTGCCCCCAATAAGTGTCTGAGCGTCCCTTGAGCAGCTCCTTCCTGCGATTGAGATGAGAGGCCAGCGTGGCGTGGAGGGCTTCTCCGGGTCCTCCCCTACGATTTCCAAGTCCCGGGGGGCAGCCAGCCCGTGGCCCCCGCACATAGAGAGCTGCCCCATCTACGTCTCAGGAGCTGTGCTTCTTGCGATGCCCTGAGGTCCAGCTGCTCcttagggaggggaagagagtgcCCAGCTTAGAGCAGCACCTCTGCTTAGAGTCCTTCCTGCCAGCTTGAGAGAATGCGATTTGTCCGTCGGTGATGTCACATGTCGGAAGTGGACACATCGAATTGCTAATCCCACGTTGCATTAGTGTGCGGAGTGTTGCGACTTCTCTCTGAAGCCCCTCGGACGGTCCAGGGCAGACTTAAATTTTAGTAGGCTTAAAATTAGCCTACTAAGTTTGCTTTTCTGGGGACCTCCAGCATCCCCTCCTCAATAACATCCCCCCCACCCATACAGCAGTATcgatgatatatacatatatgtgtgtgtgtgtatatatatatatgtatatatatatatatattttttttttgacttggcTGGGGCGCTGGGGGGAGGTATGTGTGTTTAAGGAAAGCTGTACGGCCCCCCAGGATTGTGAATTACGTGATTCTGTCCTGGGGTGTGCGATCGTTTTATCATCTGCGGCTCGGGTGGGGAGATGCTGGCCTCTGCAGGTTGGCTCTCTGCTGCCCCCATCCCGCCCCCTCCCAAAGAAAATGGCCAAAGCAGGAGGCAAACGAGGGGTAGGAGGCAGAACCAtgaggggctggggctgcgggTACCAGACGACGGGAGGGGGACAGAAAGCCGGCCGCGGGGGTCCTCTCTGTTGGCTGCGTTGGCCGGCGTGCTCGTGCCTGTTTATATTCCATACCCGGTTTGGAGATGTGCCCTTTTCCCTCAGTAGATCCGCTTCAGGCAGCTGAGCGCAGCAGTTCTGCTATTGGCCGGCAGCAGCTTGCTTCGTTTTCTGTACAAAGAGACAGGAGGAGGGGCGGGGAACACGAGGGGGTCCGGGGCAGCGGTAGACAACGCCACCTCAAAGGTGCACAGTGTGCGGCCAGGAGAGACATTACCGCTGCGTCTGATCTGGGCCCTGTgactcctctttttttcccccctcccccttttttccctttttcctccccCCGCCCACCTCCCTTCCAatcttattttttacatttccagCTCCCTTTCTGTTTAGGCTCTACTTTTTATTCCTTGAGGTgggctctctcccctccccatcacagagagctgcctttttttttttttttttttgatgtttgacaACAGTCTTTGAAGATTTTCTAGTTCAGAGTAGCGGCTGATGGGCTGGTTGTACTCCAGAGGGAGAGCAAGCGGGGCCCCTCGCAGTGCGACCAACTGCTCCTGCCCGGGGCGCGCGCTGCCGGGACCATGGCTCTCCATGAGGCCGCGGCCCCCGCGCATAAAGCGCCCGAGCAGCCCGGGCCCCGCGCCGCCCACTCTCCGCGCGGCCGTGGACGCGCCGCGGTGCCCGTCCCCGGGCCCGGGCAGTCCCCTGACTGCGTCCGCCCCGCGTCCTCCCCGCGCCCCGCAGAGAACCCACCGCCTGCCCAAGGAGATGACCCCCGTGGAGCCCGCCGCCTTCGCGGCCGAGCTCATCTCCCGGCTGGAGAAGCTGAAGCTGGAGCTGGAGACGCGGCACAGCCTGGAGGAGCGCCTGCAGCAGATCCGAGAGGTGGGTgccgccccgccccctgcccgggGTGGGGGAGGCCTCCTGCTGACCCCGGCGCCCCCCGACCGCTGCCTTCCCTTCCAGGACGAGGAGAAGGAGGGCTCCGAGCTGGCGCTGAGCGCCCGGGAGGCGGGGCCCGCCCAGCACCCGCTCTCCCTCCTGCCGTCGGGCAGCTACGAGGAGGACCCGCAGAGCATCCTGGACGACCACCTCTCCAGGGTCCTCAAGACCCCCGGCGGCCAGTCCCCGGGCGTGGGCCGCTACAGCCCCCGCGCGCGCTCCCCGGACCCGCACCGCCGCCGCCATCTCCTGCAGCACcgcgcgcccccgccccccggggGCCCGCTGCTCCCCGCCGCCCCCACCCCGGCCGGCTGCCCCCTCCTCGGGGCCCGGGGCTCCGTGAGCAGGCAGACGACGAAGCACGTCCACCACCACTACATCCACCACCACGCCGGCCCCCGGACCCGGGAGGAGGTGGAGGCCGAGGCCGCCCAGCGCGCGCGCTGCCCCTGCCCCGTCCCCATCCCCGGGGGCGCCGACTACCCCTGCTGCGCCAAGTGCAAGAGCCACCCCGGGGCGCCGGAGCCCGCGGCCGCCGCGCAGGCTGGGTAGGTGTCCCGTGGTCGGAGGGTCGGGGGTCGCGGGCGCTGGGTCGCAGGGAGGGCGGCTGGGCGGGCGGGGCATGGGACTGGGTAGCAGGTGTCCCTTGCCCGCCCGCCTGGAGGGGCCCCGGAGTGGGAGGCGGAGGCGGCCGGGGTCCCCGGGATGGATGCGCTCCTCGTTCCCCGCAGCGGCCGCGGCCGAGGCGCCGTCCCACCCCGACGGAGCGGGAGAGGCTCGGAGCCGGGCCCGGCCGGGCCAGCCCGGGAAGGAGGGGCCCCCGGCGGAGCGGGGCCGCTGCAGCCACCCGGGGAGGAGGGAGACCGGGCGCAGGACGTATGGCAGTGGGTGCTGGAGAGCGAGCGGCCGGGCAAGCCCAAGCCGCACAGGTGAACACGGCCGGCTCGCCGCCCGgggcggggtgtgtgtgggggtggcCCTCTGCGCCGCGGCGAGCGTGACCGCGGCCGGCAGCTCCTGCCCTGCTAGTCGTAAGCGTCCGACTGGGCGGCCCGCAGGAGTGCCGCGCTGGGGCCACGTGCCCAGCCGTGTTACCGTCgcgtttttttccccccttgtcTCTGTGATGTCTCCTGAAGTCGCGCTTTCCGGCCCCCTAATCCCATTTCTCCCCCCGGCTCTCTCTCGCCCTTGCCCCTTCAGTGCCCAAAGCACCAAGCGGGCCTACCCCTTGGAGTGTACCCGAGCGTCCCCAGCCGGCCGTCACCACCTGTGGGCGGGTGGCAACGGGCACCCCCGCACCGCCCCCCGCACCCACCCGTTCACCCAGGACCCTGCGGTGcctcccctgaccccacccaACACCCTGGCGCAGCTGGAGGAGGCCTGCCGCCGGCTGGCGGAGGTGTCcaagcccccgaagcagcggtgAGTGGACGGGGCGGCCCGTGGCGGGTCCCCTTGCCGGCCTCTAGGGACGGCCCCCCTGAGCTCCAGTCGTTCCGAAGGGCTAACCCGGACCTGGCGAGTCCTAGGAGGAGGAATCCCCCACAGCGCCCGTTCCCTTAGGAAGGTCCTGACGGGTTAAGGCTGGGGAGGTGAGCTTACGAGGAGCTGTGACCCATGGGGCTTCTAGAACCTTCAGCCCTCTGCCTGGGCTGCAGTGTCCAGTGCTGGGCTCCTGGGCGGCTTAGCACAGCTCTGCCAGGTCTCCAGGGGCTGCTGCCAACACAAGGCCTTGGTTGGGTCTCGGCGGGGATGGAAGTCAGAGGCCGGGGAGAGCAGCTCTCTGTCCGCTTCCCATTGGCCGTGGGGACGGCAGGCTTCTAAGTCCTTGGTGTCCTCAGGTGCTGCGCGGCCAGTCAGCAGAGGGACAGGCACCACTCGGCCACCGGTCCGCCAGGAGCCACGCCCTTCTCCAGCCCAAGCCTGGCTTCGGAAGAGTGAGTATCTTTACCTGGTGTTGCGGAGATCCGCCCGGAGACTTTACGCTTTCAGGGTATTCTCTATCGGGGGCTGTGGTTTTTGAAACCTTTTTTTTAGTCTATAAAATCACCTTCGTTTTTATGTTAGCGACAAGGAACAGTAAACTCAGATGTTGCCGTAAATTAGGATCTCGGAAAACCCCACCTGTACCGAGAAACGCATCGTGACTTGTACACAAGTGTTCCTTCCTGAAGTGGTGGATGGCTCAGGGTTCCTGGACTCAAGCTCAGACGGGAAGCCTTTAGCTGATGGGTAGAGGGACCCCAAAGCCGGAGGGAAAAGTTGTCCCCACTAGCCCAGAAAGTTAGCGAGTTGGTAAACCATCTTTGTGTCACACTGAGCCGGAGGATGCTTCTCCACCGCTGCAGACACAGAGAGGGGACCATCTTTGCTGTTTTGCTGGGGGAGCAGCACATCTTCCCCACTGGTCCCACGATTCCCGTCCTAAACCTACACTCTTGTAAACTGGGCAGGGAAGCCAGCCTTCGTTTCACTCCAGGGTGGTGCGTTGAAAAAGTGTTAGGTTGCAGAGATCTAAAGGGGCCTAAATCATTAAAGTTTTTTGTGTTAGTGTCTTCATTGTGAGCAATGAACAGTGTTGGAAGTGAGAAGACCTCCATCCTGTTAACAATTGGTGGACCTTAAGTTGACCAGCTATCCGggcctgcatctttttttttttttttttttaagccactccACAAAAACTCAGAAGTTGAGATGACTGAGGGctgaccccaccccccaccagtgGGCTCTGGCTTTCCGGGCTCATGCCACTCCTGGGTTTGTCCCTACAGCAGACGCTGGTCAGAGCGAGTGTCCCTGTGGCTCTGGGTGGGTCTCTTCTTTCTCATCTTCCTTGGCAAGCACCCCATTGGTGCCCCCCTGATGGACATTACTCTGTTCTCCCAttggatggaaggagatggtCCCTTCCTGTGTGCCCCACACAGATGACCTGAGGGAGGACCGTGTGTCCACCAGCAATGGCTGCCTCTGTGATACGGGACCCGCACCCTTGTGGTGTACAGCTCCAGCCCGACTTTATCTCTGGAGACAGTGTTTGCAGCGCCCCTGGGTGTGTACGTGCATGTATGTGCACACGTGCTTGCTGCCTTCAAATGCAGGACTTGTTGCTTTTCCATCTTATTTTCAGTCACAAAGAGCCAAAGAAGCTGGCAGGGGTGCACGCTCTCCAGGCCAGCGAGCTGGTCGTCACCTACTTTTTCTGCGGGGAGGAAATCCCGTACCGGAGGATGCTGAAGGCTCAGAGCCTGACCCTGGGCCACTTCAAAGAGCAGCTCAGCAAAAAGGGAAATTATAGGTAAGCGTCCCACGGCTTCTTTCTGCTCCGGACTTGGTTTGCTCAGAAGCAAGAGCCAGGGTCGCTTCCTGGCCAGGCCAGACCTGGAGGGGCCACTGGAGGGGCTGCGCGATGCTTCTCTCTGTCTCACTGACGCTgtcccctcacccctccccaagATGACACGGCAGCAGCGGCGGCAGGGAGGGCTCTGTGGGCACCTGggtgggctttttttttaaccaggtgGACAAgactgagggttagggttaggagcaAGGGGTCGGCTGGCTTTGCCAGAAGGAGAGCTGGGCTGGGGCCGTCTCGTGCAGGCTCTGCCTGAAAGGGGCGAGGGGTGTAGGGGAAAGCTAGGGAGAGAACAGACAGACGGAGAGACTGCCTGATGAGGAGGCTGAAAGGCTGCCCTCCTGGCACGTCTGGGAGAGGCCGTCCTCACCGAAGGCTCAGGGACAGGCAGAGACCACTGCCTGCACTGTGGCAGCGCCCTCTTCCCTCAGCCTCCGTGCCCCAAGTCACGTGGGGCAGGGTTGCCTGTAACAGAGGAAGGGCAGGACCTGTGGGTGGGCActggggaggggcggggtcaGGGCTGGCCGCCCCTCCTGCTGGGGCCTCGGGACGGGAACCCGCCCTCCCTCCGGGCTTCCTCTTCCCTCTACACGGTCCAGATGCCCACCCTGGCCTGCCGGACCCTGGAGGGGATTCAGGAGCCGGGGGCTGGCCCTGGGCGTCTCTCGGTCACTTTCCCCTCAACGTGGGGCAGGTGATGACCAGAGTCCCACCTGCCCCTTCTCGGCGGCCTCCGTCCCAAGGGAACCCGTGGGTTCCATCCCGCTGTGTCCCGGGTGCCGTGTGCAGGGCTGGGACAGGAGAGGTGGGAGGTTAGAGAGGAGACAGCCTGGGCCCAGAAGGTGCACCCCTGCTGCTGCCCCAAGCAGGGATGGCGCGGAGAGCTCTAACACACTTCACCACCTGCTGGGCGCACGCCGGCTCTGGACCCCCGGCAAGCCCACCCCCGGGGCCCGTGGTACCCCAGCCCTTCCAGAGCAGCCACTTCCACCCGGGCCGGTGGGCGGGGAGGGGCTGATTTGGGCAGCGGCCCAGACTGACTCTGTTTGCAGGGAAGGGACGGGGCTCAGGGCCGGGACCCTGCAGGTGACCGACAGCGGGGCCTGGAGCTGGGCTGAGATCTTTCCCTTTTACACCCGGGCAGAGACAGTTCTGGAAATGAACCAGGGAACTGGGGAACGGGCCtggctccttcttcttcttcttctttttttatcttgAACAGACACAAGGTGAAACTAATTACACAAGTGTGCCCCTCCAGGGATTCATTTTGATCTCAGCTTTGGCTCGGCTGGACTTTGAGTGGAACCGCAGGTGACCTTCAGGGGAGCAGGGCCGAGGGGCGCAGAGCAGAGGCTGCAGGGACGGCTCCACACGCAGCCACTCCAGCCCCATCTGGCTCTGAGTTTTCTCTAAGGCACACTCAGCAAGCCTGGCTTTGAAGCCCCGGCCTCCCCTCTCATGCACACAGACGCGCACAAACGGGCGGCTCGCAGATCCTTTGCTGATTGGATCAGGCCGCAGCCCTTCCCAGCCGCCTTACGCGGCTTGACCCGCTCCCCGGGCCGGAGCTGAACCCTGTGCCCGCCGGGTCGGGGGGCACTGCAGCACTCGCACCCCTCACCGCCGCCCGGCCGCCCGCCATCCGAAGCCCAGCGAGGAcggggcggggagcgggggcctGGGCTGCGCTGAGCAATCTCAACGTGGCAGAGCTTCAGAGCAGCCCCTGCAGACGTGCCAGATGGCAGAAGGAAGCAGAGTTTGCCACACAAAGCAGGTCGCAGTGGAAGAGAAGCTGAGGGCAGCACAGTGCCTTTGAAgtccgggggggggggcggggcagggctggggaggagtCAGGAACGGGGTCACTCGCTGCGTGTCCCTGCTCAGAGGGGCCGGGAGAGCCCCCGTGCGGGGCCCGAGGCCTGCCTGGCGTGGTGTAGGCATCGGAGCCTCTCATTTGGAAAGACCTCCCCCCGCTGCCCAGGGTCTCCTGTGCGCAGAGCCCCTCCCCCAGCGCTCATCGGGCCCCCCGGGACTCTGCCCCGCCTCACGCCAGAGCGTCTGCGCCGCTGACCCCCTCGAGCTGGGCGGTCACCCCGATGCCTTAGCCCAGCCGGGAACGCCAGAAACCCAGACCCTTGACTAAATGCAGCTGTTTCACTGGGTTTAGCCTTATCGCCTATGAAAGTACTTGGCTGGCCTtcattaaagaggaaagaaatttaGCTCTAACCAAggggaatttaaaaaaactttttaaggaggaaagacaaaaacagaaaaccactGTAACCCTGAGacacaattactttttttttttttttttgagaagctaTTACCCTCCCCCCAGGGGACCGTGACCCTCCCTCCACGAGTGGCCTTTATTGGCTGAAGATGACGGCTTGCAGGGGCGAGTTGAGAGCGTCTGAGGGGTCTCCCTGGCCTGGGACGGGGAGGGATAGGCCTTGGCTTCATGTCCTGGGAAGGGGCTCGAGTGGGCCTGGCCGAGCGGGACAGCAGTTTTCAGACGTGACTCTCCTGGGACAGGCTGGTGGTTTGCGTCCTTGCAGTTCAACAGGCTTCAAGCAAGAAGCCGGGGTGGGATCGAAGGACCTTTTTTAATCAGCGGGCAGAATAGGGGCCTTTAGCGTTagccctggaggaggggagggaaggggcgggggcagaggggagagtaGCGGGGGTCTCGGTGGCTGCAACCCCGGGAAGCAGTGGGCTGCCCGCCTCCTGCGGTGACCACAGGGGAGGCAGCCTGCCCTGGCCCCCCCAGCCCAAGCTGTGCCCGACACCAGCCGGGAGGGCTGGCCCTTGGGCGctggagggcagggagcatgAGCGGTGCCAGCCTTCCGCAGACTCCTGCCGGGTCGGGGGGCTGAGTCGGGGGTCTCTTTGAGGGACCCCCCCTCCAGGCATGCTTTgcgctcccctgcccctcccccccccaaaataaagtGGGAGAAAGAAGCAGCTGTCCTCTGCAAAGGGTCCCTCTCACCGTGTGTGTCGGGTGACAGTGCTGGGCCTCAGCATTGTTGGCAGCTGGGGGGTGCCCAGCGGCCGCCTCCGGGGTCCCTGCCTGGCTTTACCCTCCGACCAGCCGCACGAAGCAGACCCGGGCAGAGAGTCCCCTGCCGCCCGCGGTAGCGGCATTCTCAGACCCCTTCGCCCCCAGCGCTGACAGACTGTCCTCTCAAACCGAGTAGAAAATGCAGCTTTACCAAGCCGCGTGTTGGGTTTTCCTTTTAAGGTATTACTTCAAAAAAGCGAGCAACGAGTTCGCGTGTGGAGCCGTGTTTGAGGAGGTCTGGGACGACGAGGTGGTGCTGCCCACGTACGAGGGCCGGATCCTGGGGAAGGTGGAGAGGATCGACTGAGCCTCGGCGTCTGGCTCGGGCCACCGGCCTCGGACAGGACGGCTCTTGGCTCTTGTGGACGCTGACGGTATCGGAGAGACTGCCGTGCATAACCTATGACTTCCTAGGGCTCTAAATCCATCAGTTAGGAGAAGCTGTAGCTCACCTGGACAGGAATCCTTCCTGCTATTTATTGGACAGTCGGCTCCCCCGCCCCCAGTTTGTGGATATGCTGCTTTAAACAcggaagggggagagaggaagtTTTCGTGGTTCTATTTCACTGAAAGAGGATTTGAGCTGTGCCGTGCGTTTCTCCAAGTGaacatagacttttaaaaaaatggtgtcCTACCGTTGACACACGCAGAAATTGGTGCATCTTTTTCCCCCAGCGCTGCTCTATTTTGTCATAAAGGTGTGAGGTTTGATTTGGGGGCCCTCCTGTCGGACAGGATGATTCATTGTGGAGGCGGGGGAGTGTCCCCGGGGCCCCAGGTTCACCCCGTGACTTCCTggagctccccaccagggcccagCACCCGATGGCTGAGGCCTTCTGGAACCATGTGGTTTGACTTGTGCTTGTCTTGAAATGACAACAACTTGGGAGTCTTCTAAAATTAGTCTTTGGACCCCAGCCATTCTGGAAACTACCCCCTCCCCTTGCGCCCAGCCCGGCAAAGAAGCGAACAGTTGTGGGAAGACCTGACAGCACCTTTCCTCCAGACACCTTCATCGTGACGTTCGGGTTTTTACATTAACTTAATCTGTGCATTCTGTTTGCCATCGTTCCTTGTACCATACGTCTGTATATATTGTACGGAGAAGAGTATTAATCCACTATCTCTAGTGCTTGACCTTGAATCAGTACAGTACCTGTACCTGCACGGTGTCCACGCCGTGTGTCGCCCTATATTGAGGGCTCCAGCTTTCCCTTGTTTTTTGAAAGGggtttatgtataaatatattttatgcctTTTTATTACAAGTCTTGTACTCAATGACTTTTGCCATGGCATTTTGTTCTACTTATACTGTAAATTATGCATTATAAAGAGTTCATTTAAGGAAAATTACTTGGTACAATAATTATTGTAATTAAGAGATGTAgcctttattaaaattttatatttttcaaaatatcggCCTCGTCTTTGAACCCCCTGGGGTGGAAGTGGGTTAGAGGCCCCCTTTTGTATATGAACATTCTTCGCTTGATTCTTCCCACTTTGCTCGAGCCCATTTCTATCTGACCTGGAGCTCTTCTTACCCAACCGGTGTTTCGAAAAACGATGTCTTCAGGATCACCTGGTTGCTGACCGGCTGAGGATCTTCTCGTCGTGGAGCGGGTGTGGACAGCGTCTCCTCTGATGTCCTCCCCCCCGTCTACCACCTGGATTCAGCCTCTTCCTCCCAGGCAGATGCCTGCCATCTGGCCAGGTAGGTACAGGTGGTGAGGAGCTGGGCTGGGGTCCTCCCAGGAGTACTTGTGTTTTAATAGGTGTCTCGGGGGTGAAAAGCCACTGAAAATGGTGTGCAGGTCGTGAATGCCCAGTGGGGTCAGTGAACCTCGGTCTCGGTGCTACTCAGCCACCCTCCCCATGGCTGGGTAGACCAGACGGTTCAGTGAGAATAGTGCACTGTTCGCCGACAGTTTGCTTCGTGTGGCCATTGTTCATCCAACAGACACACGTCCCGTCCCCGTGCTCAGAGCACTCAGGGCTGGGCTGCATTTCAGATCCCGGAGAGCAAGTCCATGTAAAGGAGTCCTATGATGAACCCTTTTTGAAATAAATGTCCAAAGAggaaaaggtgggggagggagggataaattaggagtttgggattagcagatacaagctactatatataaaatagataaccaacaaggacctacggtatagcacagggaactctactcactatcttgtaataacctatgatgtaaaagaatctgaaaaagtatatatgacaatcactttgctgtacatctgaaacgcaacattgtaaatcaactatacttcaaaatataaaaaaattttaatctttaatttaaaaaaagtctacaaataataaattctggagatggtgtggagaaaagggaaccctcctacactgttggtgggaatgtaaatcgatacagccactatggagaacagtatggaggttccttaaagaactaaaaatagaattaccatatgagccagcaatcccactcctgggcatatacctggacaaaactgtaattcaaaaagatacatgcacccctatgttcagagcagcattactcaccatagccaaaacatggaaacaacctaaatgtccatcgacagatgaatggataaagaagacgtggtatatatctatacaatggaatatgactcagccataaaaaagaatgaaataatgccattggcagcaacatggatggacctagagattgtcatactaagtgaagtaactcagaaaggcaaataccatatgatatcacttacatgtggaatctaaaatacgacacagtGAACTCGtctaggaaacagaaacagactcacagaggacAGACTggcggttgccaagggggagggggtgggggagggatggagtgggagtttgggattagcagattcaAACTATtgtatacaggatggataaacaacaagctcctcctgtagagcacagggaactatattcagtctcctctgataaaccacaatggaaaagaatatattaaaagaatgtatatatgtgtataactgaatcactttgctgtacagcagaaattaacacaacattgaaaatcaactacaataaaatttaagaaaaagtgtCTG
This is a stretch of genomic DNA from Eschrichtius robustus isolate mEscRob2 chromosome 20, mEscRob2.pri, whole genome shotgun sequence. It encodes these proteins:
- the AXIN2 gene encoding axin-2 isoform X1, which gives rise to MSSAVLVPRLPDPSSSFREDAPRPPVPGEEGETPPCQPGVGKGPVAKPLPVSSNARRNEDGLGEPEGRASPDSPLTRWTKSLHSLLGDQDGAYLFRTFLEREKCVDTLDFWFACNGFRQMNLKDAKTLRVAKAIYKRYIENNSIVSKQLKPATKTYIRDGIKKQQIDSVMFDQAQTEIQAVMEDNAYQMFLTSDIYLEYVRSGGENPACVSSGGLGSLKLVCGYLPTLNEEEEWTCADFKCKLSPTVVGLSSKTLRATVSVRSTETVENGYRRSDPVNPYHVGSGCVFAPAASANDSEISSDALTDDSMSMTDSSVDGIPPYLGGSKKQLQREMHRSVKANGQVCLPHFPRTHRLPKEMTPVEPAAFAAELISRLEKLKLELETRHSLEERLQQIREDEEKEGSELALSAREAGPAQHPLSLLPSGSYEEDPQSILDDHLSRVLKTPGGQSPGVGRYSPRARSPDPHRRRHLLQHRAPPPPGGPLLPAAPTPAGCPLLGARGSVSRQTTKHVHHHYIHHHAGPRTREEVEAEAAQRARCPCPVPIPGGADYPCCAKCKSHPGAPEPAAAAQAGGRGRGAVPPRRSGRGSEPGPAGPAREGGAPGGAGPLQPPGEEGDRAQDVWQWVLESERPGKPKPHSAQSTKRAYPLECTRASPAGRHHLWAGGNGHPRTAPRTHPFTQDPAVPPLTPPNTLAQLEEACRRLAEVSKPPKQRCCAASQQRDRHHSATGPPGATPFSSPSLASEDHKEPKKLAGVHALQASELVVTYFFCGEEIPYRRMLKAQSLTLGHFKEQLSKKGNYRYYFKKASNEFACGAVFEEVWDDEVVLPTYEGRILGKVERID
- the AXIN2 gene encoding axin-2 isoform X3 codes for the protein MSSAVLVPRLPDPSSSFREDAPRPPVPGEEGETPPCQPGVGKGPVAKPLPVSSNARRNEDGLGEPEGRASPDSPLTRWTKSLHSLLGDQDGAYLFRTFLEREKCVDTLDFWFACNGFRQMNLKDAKTLRVAKAIYKRYIENNSIVSKQLKPATKTYIRDGIKKQQIDSVMFDQAQTEIQAVMEDNAYQMFLTSDIYLEYVRSGGENPACVSSGGLGSLKLVCGYLPTLNEEEEWTCADFKCKLSPTVVGLSSKTLRATVSVRSTETVENGYRRSDPVNPYHVGSGCVFAPAASANDSEISSDALTDDSMSMTDSSVDGIPPYLGGSKKQLQREMHRSVKANGQVCLPHFPRTHRLPKEMTPVEPAAFAAELISRLEKLKLELETRHSLEERLQQIREDEEKEGSELALSAREAGPAQHPLSLLPSGSYEEDPQSILDDHLSRVLKTPGGQSPGVGRYSPRARSPDPHRRRHLLQHRAPPPPGGPLLPAAPTPAGCPLLGARGSVSRQTTKHVHHHYIHHHAGPRTREEVEAEAAQRARCPCPVPIPGGADYPCCAKCKSHPGAPEPAAAAQAGAQSTKRAYPLECTRASPAGRHHLWAGGNGHPRTAPRTHPFTQDPAVPPLTPPNTLAQLEEACRRLAEVSKPPKQRCCAASQQRDRHHSATGPPGATPFSSPSLASEDHKEPKKLAGVHALQASELVVTYFFCGEEIPYRRMLKAQSLTLGHFKEQLSKKGNYRYYFKKASNEFACGAVFEEVWDDEVVLPTYEGRILGKVERID
- the AXIN2 gene encoding axin-2 isoform X2, yielding MSSAVLVPRLPDPSSSFREDAPRPPVPGEEGETPPCQPGVGKGPVAKPLPVSSNARRNEDGLGEPEGRASPDSPLTRWTKSLHSLLGDQDGAYLFRTFLEREKCVDTLDFWFACNGFRQMNLKDAKTLRVAKAIYKRYIENNSIVSKQLKPATKTYIRDGIKKQQIDSVMFDQAQTEIQAVMEDNAYQMFLTSDIYLEYVRSGGENPACVSSGGLGSLKLVCGYLPTLNEEEEWTCADFKCKLSPTVVGLSSKTLRATVSVRSTETVENGYRRSDPVNPYHVGSGCVFAPAASANDSEISSDALTDDSMSMTDSSVDGIPPYLGGSKKQLQREMHRSVKANGQVCLPHFPRTHRLPKEMTPVEPAAFAAELISRLEKLKLELETRHSLEERLQQIREDEEKEGSELALSAREAGPAQHPLSLLPSGSYEEDPQSILDDHLSRVLKTPGGQSPGVGRYSPRARSPDPHRRRHLLQHRAPPPPGGPLLPAAPTPAGCPLLGARGSVSRQTTKHVHHHYIHHHAGPRTREEVEAEAAQRARCPCPVPIPGGADYPCCAKCKSHPGAPEPAAAAQAGGRGRGAVPPRRSGRGSEPGPAGPAREGGAPGGAGPLQPPGEEGDRAQDVWQWVLESERPGKPKPHSAQSTKRAYPLECTRASPAGRHHLWAGGNGHPRTAPRTHPFTQDPAVPPLTPPNTLAQLEEACRRLAEVSKPPKQRCCAASQQRDRHHSATGPPGATPFSSPSLASEDHKEPKKLAGVHALQASELVVTYFFCGEEIPYRRMLKAQSLTLGHFKEQLSKKGNYRHKVKLITQVCPSRDSF